A genomic window from Flavobacterium hankyongi includes:
- a CDS encoding RtcB family protein, producing the protein MNTQINGNDLLAIGYEQSEALGIALRINKKRLGFSREQMMENFKNVLESPENYLDDKNFSKLASALIEKANQKPEDFISLNQTPNDYTLFGTDHIEEGAKKQMEVAMKLPVTVAGALMPDAHQGYGLPIGGVLATNNAIIPYGVGVDIGCRMALSVYDIPELFYYENEDKFKRELIAHSKFGAGHGFHGQYKSDHEVLGRKEFDEHLFIKNLKNKAWSQLGSSGGGNHFVEFGIMEFMEDDAALNILKGKYVALLTHSGSRGLGATIAGHYTKMAKQVCKLPYEAQNLAYLDLNSELGQEYWIAMNLAGDYASACHEIIHDKMEKALGATVLAKVENHHNFAWKEVWNGEEVIVHRKGATPAGKGVMGIIPGSMTAPGFLVRGKGEEQAINSASHGAGRQMSRTQAIKNITKNEMQTILKDHGVTLIGAGLDEAPMAYKDINLVMESQKELVDVVAKFTPKMVRMADDGSRED; encoded by the coding sequence ATGAATACACAAATTAACGGAAACGATTTATTAGCCATCGGTTACGAACAAAGCGAAGCGTTAGGAATTGCTTTAAGAATCAATAAAAAGAGACTTGGTTTTTCACGTGAGCAAATGATGGAAAACTTCAAGAATGTATTAGAATCACCTGAAAATTATTTAGACGATAAGAATTTCAGCAAATTAGCTTCGGCTTTAATTGAAAAAGCGAATCAAAAACCAGAGGATTTCATAAGCTTAAACCAAACACCAAACGATTACACGCTTTTCGGTACAGATCATATCGAAGAAGGAGCCAAAAAACAAATGGAAGTAGCAATGAAGTTACCCGTTACGGTTGCAGGTGCTTTAATGCCTGATGCTCATCAAGGGTATGGTTTACCAATTGGCGGTGTATTAGCTACCAACAATGCCATCATTCCGTATGGAGTAGGTGTAGATATTGGTTGTAGAATGGCCTTGTCGGTTTATGATATTCCAGAACTGTTCTATTATGAAAACGAAGATAAATTCAAACGTGAATTGATAGCACATTCAAAATTTGGAGCTGGTCATGGTTTTCACGGTCAATACAAATCAGATCACGAAGTATTGGGTAGAAAAGAATTCGACGAGCATTTGTTTATTAAAAACTTAAAGAATAAGGCTTGGTCACAATTAGGTTCGTCAGGTGGTGGTAACCATTTCGTGGAATTTGGTATCATGGAATTTATGGAAGACGATGCGGCTTTGAATATTCTTAAAGGAAAATATGTCGCGCTGTTAACACATTCGGGTTCAAGAGGTTTAGGAGCTACTATTGCCGGACATTATACTAAAATGGCAAAACAAGTTTGTAAATTGCCTTATGAAGCGCAAAATTTGGCGTATTTGGATTTAAATTCAGAATTGGGTCAGGAATACTGGATTGCTATGAATCTTGCGGGTGACTACGCATCAGCTTGCCATGAAATCATTCATGATAAAATGGAAAAGGCTTTAGGAGCCACTGTTTTAGCCAAAGTAGAAAACCATCATAATTTTGCTTGGAAAGAAGTTTGGAACGGTGAAGAAGTAATTGTTCATCGTAAAGGCGCAACTCCAGCTGGTAAAGGCGTTATGGGAATTATTCCAGGTAGTATGACTGCACCAGGATTTCTAGTGAGAGGAAAAGGTGAGGAGCAAGCCATTAACTCTGCATCGCATGGTGCCGGAAGACAAATGAGTAGAACACAAGCCATTAAAAACATCACCAAAAATGAGATGCAAACCATTTTGAAAGATCATGGCGTAACTTTAATTGGAGCTGGTTTAGACGAAGCGCCTATGGCCTATAAAGACATCAATTTGGTGATGGAATCGCAAAAAGAGTTGGTAGATGTAGTAGCCAAATTTACGCCAAAGATGGTTAGAATGGCTGATGACGGAAGTAGAGAAGATTAA
- a CDS encoding endonuclease domain-containing protein, translating into MKNKIIPYAPHLREYARQLRNNSTLSEVLLWQKIKQKGFDYQFHRQVPMLNYIVDFYCHELMLAIEINGDSHLYKYEYDTLRQGELEKQGVQFLFFLMVM; encoded by the coding sequence ATGAAAAATAAAATTATCCCTTATGCACCTCATTTGAGGGAATATGCTCGTCAACTTCGCAACAACAGTACTTTGAGCGAAGTGCTACTTTGGCAAAAAATAAAACAAAAAGGATTTGATTATCAATTCCACCGTCAAGTACCCATGCTCAATTATATTGTAGATTTTTATTGCCATGAATTAATGTTGGCTATTGAAATCAATGGTGATAGCCATTTGTATAAATACGAATACGATACATTACGACAAGGCGAATTGGAAAAACAAGGAGTTCAGTTTTTGTTTTTTCTGATGGTGATGTGA
- a CDS encoding phosphate ABC transporter substrate-binding protein, whose translation MKKIKALNKALGKNEIGGVNFPSKISNIKISRIVNNDAMGGCSFCFPHGFDTINSKEMKYQRNWKKFRKKQWKDNN comes from the coding sequence ATGAAAAAAATAAAAGCCTTAAATAAGGCTCTGGGAAAAAATGAAATTGGAGGTGTAAATTTTCCTTCAAAGATTTCAAATATAAAAATTTCAAGAATTGTGAACAATGATGCTATGGGAGGATGTTCCTTTTGTTTTCCACACGGATTTGATACAATAAATTCGAAGGAAATGAAGTATCAGCGTAACTGGAAAAAATTTAGAAAAAAACAATGGAAAGATAATAATTAA
- a CDS encoding TatD family hydrolase, with product MNNYIDIGINLTNRQFEGDIDDIIQDALDEEVLQMILTGTSVRNSQASAQLAKQYPDVLYSTAGIHPHDAKSMTNESIPALRKLLQMKQVVSVGECGLDFDRDFSPRPIQEKCYKAHLALATEVQKPLFLHERAAFSRFVSITKEHLPKLPQGVVHCFTGTLTEAKAYLDMGFYLGFTGAISDVKRFSHLKEVLTYVPLDKIMIETDAPFMLPKNVPTGSLKKYHERRNEPAFLPYVAGTIAQFKGISLDKVAEATTANAKQFFNLNVK from the coding sequence ATGAATAATTATATAGATATAGGTATAAACCTAACCAATCGCCAATTTGAAGGCGATATTGACGACATCATTCAGGATGCGTTAGACGAAGAGGTATTGCAAATGATTTTAACCGGAACGAGTGTCCGTAACAGTCAGGCTTCGGCACAATTGGCAAAGCAATATCCTGATGTGTTGTACAGCACAGCAGGTATTCATCCGCATGATGCGAAGAGTATGACTAACGAAAGTATACCTGCTTTGCGGAAATTATTGCAAATGAAACAAGTGGTATCAGTAGGAGAGTGCGGACTCGATTTTGACCGTGATTTTTCTCCAAGACCAATACAGGAGAAATGTTACAAAGCTCACTTGGCCTTGGCTACAGAAGTACAGAAGCCATTGTTTTTACACGAACGTGCTGCTTTTAGCAGGTTTGTTAGTATAACCAAAGAGCATTTACCCAAATTACCACAAGGCGTGGTGCATTGCTTTACGGGAACATTGACAGAAGCCAAAGCGTATTTAGATATGGGATTTTATCTTGGTTTTACTGGAGCTATAAGTGATGTGAAACGATTTTCTCATTTAAAAGAAGTCTTGACCTATGTTCCGTTGGACAAAATCATGATTGAAACTGATGCACCATTTATGTTACCTAAAAATGTTCCGACAGGAAGCTTAAAGAAATACCATGAACGACGCAACGAACCGGCTTTTTTACCTTATGTTGCAGGAACAATAGCACAGTTCAAAGGAATTTCCCTCGATAAAGTTGCCGAAGCAACCACAGCAAATGCCAAACAGTTTTTTAATTTGAATGTAAAATAA
- a CDS encoding SMI1/KNR4 family protein: MMTIKEIKFKIENKFKKIKVRNNVYGFQIQPKTRFLKGISRIEIEKLEQLFGFDFPWDYREMLLTIGGFDTLKISIDPKGEKETKFDDFFYQYPRDIDKSKWVLEDIDKFKTYAEDALIEAGFDVSKIVGYVPIYHHRALVVFENKYLSPVISVWGADIIVYGNNLKEYLKNEFLRF, from the coding sequence ATGATGACCATCAAAGAAATTAAATTTAAGATTGAAAATAAATTCAAAAAAATAAAAGTCCGCAATAACGTTTACGGATTTCAAATTCAGCCCAAGACAAGGTTTTTAAAAGGAATCAGCAGAATAGAAATCGAAAAATTAGAGCAATTATTTGGTTTTGATTTTCCTTGGGATTACAGAGAAATGCTTTTAACAATTGGTGGGTTTGATACTCTCAAAATTTCAATTGATCCGAAAGGAGAAAAGGAAACAAAGTTTGATGATTTCTTTTACCAATATCCAAGAGATATTGACAAATCAAAATGGGTGCTTGAAGACATCGATAAATTCAAAACTTATGCTGAAGATGCTCTGATTGAAGCTGGTTTTGACGTGTCTAAAATTGTGGGCTATGTTCCAATTTACCATCATAGAGCATTAGTTGTTTTTGAAAACAAATATCTTTCTCCAGTCATTTCAGTTTGGGGTGCTGATATAATTGTTTATGGAAATAATTTGAAAGAATACTTAAAAAATGAATTTTTAAGATTTTAA
- a CDS encoding helix-turn-helix domain-containing protein, which produces MMKVNNRSLLRTTLGLTQEEFSMLFKIPISLIAMYETNKRDLPSKVSVQMMQLYAHVLEKQKQEFVPSNLKTENAKVVSFLEDEIQTNEALQWKYAKKIENMKVKYEKAKANLYLAEYFESKETINNKPSSNHVTFLHTLAKEKFEKNGPPAQMKYKVQLETLKWQHNHLQEELKKIRE; this is translated from the coding sequence ATGATGAAAGTAAATAATCGTAGCCTTTTAAGAACAACGTTGGGGCTAACACAGGAAGAATTTTCAATGCTATTTAAAATCCCAATTAGTTTAATAGCCATGTATGAAACCAACAAACGTGACTTGCCTTCTAAAGTTAGTGTTCAGATGATGCAACTGTATGCGCATGTATTGGAAAAACAAAAGCAGGAATTTGTACCGTCCAATCTAAAAACAGAAAATGCAAAAGTGGTATCGTTTCTGGAAGATGAAATTCAAACCAATGAAGCATTACAATGGAAGTATGCCAAGAAAATAGAAAACATGAAGGTTAAATATGAAAAGGCAAAAGCCAATTTATATTTGGCTGAATATTTTGAAAGTAAAGAAACCATTAACAATAAACCTTCAAGTAATCATGTTACGTTTTTGCATACACTTGCTAAAGAGAAGTTTGAAAAAAATGGACCACCAGCTCAAATGAAATATAAAGTACAACTGGAAACCCTAAAATGGCAACACAATCATTTACAGGAAGAACTTAAAAAGATAAGGGAATAA
- a CDS encoding ExbD/TolR family protein — protein MSEARNDFGRKPITPKTKKLHPRVDLTAMVSVSFLLIVFFMLTSFLSRSNMMNLGMPEKRTRCGWSCPGTSDNRSITILLGDNNKIMTYFGMFSSPVEGPKSLTYDKNSLRKELLTKGNQIINATGDPKKGLIVIIKPSKESSYGDLVNVLDEMAIVKVPTYAVVDITPEEEKLFTKF, from the coding sequence ATGAGCGAAGCAAGAAACGATTTTGGTAGAAAACCCATAACTCCAAAGACTAAGAAATTACATCCTAGAGTAGATCTAACTGCTATGGTTAGCGTTTCGTTTTTATTGATTGTATTTTTTATGTTGACTTCTTTTTTGTCACGTTCTAATATGATGAATTTAGGAATGCCTGAAAAACGTACTCGTTGTGGTTGGAGTTGTCCTGGCACATCAGACAATAGATCAATAACTATTTTACTTGGAGACAATAATAAAATAATGACATATTTTGGAATGTTCTCATCTCCAGTAGAAGGTCCAAAATCATTAACTTATGATAAAAATTCCTTGAGAAAAGAGTTGCTTACAAAAGGTAATCAAATCATTAATGCTACAGGAGATCCTAAAAAAGGGCTAATCGTTATTATAAAACCCAGTAAAGAATCTAGTTATGGTGATTTAGTAAATGTTTTAGATGAAATGGCTATTGTAAAAGTTCCTACTTATGCAGTTGTAGATATAACACCAGAAGAAGAAAAATTATTTACTAAGTTTTAG